One Armatimonadia bacterium genomic region harbors:
- a CDS encoding sugar phosphate isomerase/epimerase family protein, protein MIYSLGRTLLEKKITVPEAFSLMKELGVEGVDLTVQHVEGYTMAQVRSMLEDMGMVVSCNIGGASLTMSDSAARTASVDAIRKVIDNAVELGTGNVLVTTGGCAPGQEKAEARANVATGLSELLPYARQAGVTLSIEDFGSPAAAYQTSAECMECCDLAGPELKITYDSGNMVMSDEDPVAFWEAVKSRVVHAHAKDWELLAPDAEARLISRAGKRYIGTVVGSGVLDYPAIIGAMEAANYDGFLSFEYEGTGDQVAAARQGVGYMKRLMFGAE, encoded by the coding sequence ATGATATACTCGCTCGGCCGCACTCTCCTGGAGAAGAAGATCACGGTGCCCGAGGCCTTCTCGTTGATGAAGGAGTTGGGTGTCGAGGGCGTAGACCTCACCGTTCAGCATGTCGAAGGCTACACCATGGCGCAGGTTCGGAGCATGCTCGAGGATATGGGCATGGTCGTTTCGTGCAACATTGGCGGCGCCAGCCTCACCATGAGCGATTCGGCGGCCCGGACTGCGTCGGTGGACGCCATCCGGAAGGTCATCGACAACGCTGTCGAGTTGGGTACCGGCAACGTTCTGGTCACCACTGGCGGCTGCGCTCCCGGTCAGGAGAAGGCCGAAGCTCGGGCAAACGTGGCGACCGGTCTCTCAGAGCTGCTGCCCTATGCACGGCAGGCGGGCGTCACGCTGAGCATCGAGGATTTTGGCAGCCCTGCAGCAGCCTACCAGACCTCGGCAGAATGCATGGAGTGTTGCGACCTTGCCGGCCCGGAGCTGAAGATCACCTATGACTCGGGGAACATGGTGATGAGTGACGAGGACCCCGTCGCCTTCTGGGAGGCTGTGAAGAGCCGTGTCGTCCACGCCCACGCCAAGGATTGGGAGCTTCTGGCACCCGACGCGGAGGCCCGCCTCATCTCCCGCGCAGGAAAGCGGTACATCGGGACGGTCGTAGGCTCCGGTGTTCTCGACTATCCCGCCATCATCGGTGCCATGGAGGCGGCCAACTATGACGGTTTCCTGTCCTTTGAGTACGAGGGCACCGGCGATCAGGTGGCTGCTGCACGACAGGGAGTCGGGTACATGAAGCGCCTCATGTTCGGAGCAGAATGA
- a CDS encoding PEP-CTERM sorting domain-containing protein, whose product MRRLTLLSFLAAFALCLAVASADVIVDGNDSDWSSLPGSIQIPDNGGVNEPLIPDYYDINVNGFHYGDAGSLSSTADNLYYFLAKQWGLFPTGGEKSADDRLEILIDAFDGAGTTIYDTPGVDYRIYWNLDNPVTQYTLRSDVPVYHWTGTAWDWTPGNYAWVAYGNNPAAASDHWSAEFALDPSLIWGKSAAGNVSWAAYLDNGSTAPDDSCPNTPEKNPGPVPEPGTLALFGLGLLGVVAWRRRKTTTEE is encoded by the coding sequence GTGAGACGGCTAACTCTACTCAGCTTCCTCGCCGCGTTCGCTCTATGCCTTGCAGTCGCCTCAGCAGACGTCATCGTTGATGGGAATGACAGCGATTGGTCCAGCCTTCCCGGGAGCATTCAGATTCCGGACAATGGCGGGGTCAATGAGCCCCTCATCCCCGACTACTATGATATCAACGTCAATGGATTCCACTACGGCGACGCAGGGAGTCTCTCGTCGACCGCTGACAACCTCTACTATTTCCTGGCCAAGCAGTGGGGGCTCTTTCCAACCGGCGGCGAGAAGTCGGCCGACGACCGTCTCGAGATCCTGATTGATGCTTTTGACGGTGCCGGCACCACGATCTATGATACCCCTGGCGTTGACTACCGGATCTACTGGAACCTTGACAACCCCGTAACGCAGTACACCCTGCGGTCTGACGTACCGGTCTATCACTGGACCGGCACCGCGTGGGACTGGACCCCTGGGAACTACGCGTGGGTAGCGTACGGCAACAACCCGGCAGCCGCGTCAGACCACTGGTCCGCGGAGTTTGCTCTGGACCCATCGCTCATTTGGGGCAAGAGTGCTGCGGGTAACGTCTCTTGGGCTGCGTACCTGGACAACGGTAGCACGGCTCCGGATGACAGCTGCCCGAACACTCCGGAGAAGAACCCCGGCCCGGTTCCCGAGCCTGGTACACTGGCTCTGTTCGGCCTGGGTCTCCTGGGTGTAGTCGCGTGGCGCCGCCGCAAGACCACCACGGAAGAGTAG
- a CDS encoding LptF/LptG family permease, whose translation MRLLERYLLREMIGPAIAALLGFVVLITGHVLFTVVDVIAGKGVRFESILWFAALKTPEAAVLALPVATLLGCALALNRLASDNELNPLFAGGLGGYRLLMAPLLLGTLATVLSIGIKELAVPAADREAQSLLREMLIRQKTLAFKPNRFLDTGGRWVFLPREVDRDRDMLRGLVCLMKRPGAFPVVICAKSAHFTDRRLWAEGVNTYEFTYPDKLNWLRSPSSVIDLGNLSPGTVGGASMQNQPLRELLVERAGHRAGGADATREYDMEIHGRLSLAFACLVFALLSVPVAMRCGRAQTLAGVLATLIVAFVYFVVMLALRLLGSNGTLPAPVAAWAQDVVLLFAVFASMRRF comes from the coding sequence ATGCGCCTTCTCGAACGCTACCTTCTACGTGAGATGATAGGGCCCGCTATTGCTGCCCTGCTGGGATTCGTCGTTCTCATCACGGGACACGTTCTGTTCACCGTGGTCGACGTGATCGCTGGCAAGGGTGTACGGTTCGAGAGCATCCTATGGTTCGCGGCGCTCAAGACTCCCGAGGCGGCGGTGCTCGCCTTGCCTGTGGCCACGCTGCTCGGATGCGCACTGGCGCTCAATCGGCTGGCCTCGGACAATGAGTTGAACCCGCTTTTCGCGGGCGGCCTTGGCGGGTACCGCCTGCTGATGGCTCCCCTTCTCCTGGGTACGCTTGCCACGGTGCTCTCTATTGGGATCAAGGAGTTGGCCGTTCCGGCGGCCGATCGGGAGGCACAGTCGCTCCTGCGGGAGATGCTCATCCGACAGAAGACCCTGGCCTTCAAACCCAACCGCTTCCTCGATACAGGTGGTCGCTGGGTCTTCCTCCCGCGGGAGGTGGACCGGGATCGTGACATGCTTCGTGGGCTCGTTTGTCTGATGAAGCGGCCAGGGGCCTTCCCCGTCGTGATCTGCGCCAAGAGCGCCCACTTCACAGACCGGCGCCTGTGGGCTGAAGGTGTGAACACCTACGAGTTTACCTATCCTGACAAGCTGAACTGGCTGCGTAGCCCAAGCTCGGTGATTGACCTGGGCAACCTGTCCCCTGGCACCGTTGGCGGCGCGTCTATGCAGAATCAGCCTCTGCGCGAGCTCCTGGTCGAGCGTGCGGGGCATCGCGCAGGTGGCGCCGACGCAACGCGGGAATATGACATGGAGATACATGGTCGGCTCTCGCTGGCTTTCGCCTGCCTGGTCTTCGCACTCCTGTCCGTCCCGGTGGCGATGCGGTGCGGCCGTGCTCAGACCTTGGCCGGTGTCCTGGCGACGCTCATTGTCGCCTTCGTCTACTTCGTCGTCATGCTTGCTTTGAGGCTTCTGGGGAGCAACGGAACCTTGCCCGCGCCCGTCGCGGCCTGGGCTCAGGACGTTGTACTGCTCTTTGCTGTGTTCGCCTCCATGCGGCGTTTCTAG